The Aspergillus chevalieri M1 DNA, chromosome 5, nearly complete sequence genome includes a region encoding these proteins:
- a CDS encoding alpha-mannosyltransferase (CAZy:GT71;~COG:G;~EggNog:ENOG410PHW7;~InterPro:IPR022751,IPR029044;~PFAM:PF11051;~TransMembrane:1 (o6-27i);~go_function: GO:0016757 - transferase activity, transferring glycosyl groups [Evidence IEA];~go_process: GO:0006486 - protein glycosylation [Evidence IEA]): MQIYNLNGKVFATVLVVIALINFYHLWLGKRDFSPIALATLPDRQAQLRHNLYSLLEKYAPQCPSPELGRSAGMPRFDALDDPPRRNYIDNADELLQPMQTAHDGFVREIRKSWTGHPYIVGTKGIVSAAGGTYMPTFVVTLRILRRTGCQLPVELFVKDPTEYEPHICETVLPALNAKCIVLSEIMTPNPNDATNTTITIEHFQIKSFALLFSSFDNIIWLDADNLSLHDPTTLLSSKPFASTGLLTWPDFWASTISPLYFNISRQPEFPTNTRASTEAGMLLVSKRTHFPTLLLAAYYNYHGPSHYYQLLNQGAPGEGDKDTFLQAASALGAKFHTVSEPVADLGRPHYPDDEDADDDIVGSAMLQADPIEDYELTSHGKWRVKDGSVSKPPRGFFVHAYNPEFNPGEDLLGLKTHAKSGNATRVYTGPKAALRRIGYDAERGFWEEAREVACDLEGVFESWRDKKGLCDDVKRHWEDVFENPDAEALVFTD; this comes from the coding sequence ATGCAGATATACAATCTAAACGGAAAAGTCTTCGCGACTGTCCTGGTTGTTATCGCATTGATTAACTTTTATCATTTATGGCTCGGAAAGCGAGATTTCAGCCCTATAGCACTTGCAACACTCCCAGATCGCCAAGCGCAACTCCGACATAACCTCTACTCTTTGCTTGAGAAATATGCACCGCAATGTCCTTCTCCCGAGTTAGGTCGCTCGGCCGGAATGCCGCGATTCGATGCACTCGATGACCCTCCGCGAAGGAATTACATCGATAATGCCGATGAGCTGCTACAGCCCATGCAGACGGCGCACGATGGGTTTGTGAGGGAGATCCGGAAGTCCTGGACTGGTCATCCTTATATCGTTGGAACGAAGGGTATCGTTTCCGCTGCTGGGGGGACATACATGCCCACATTTGTCGTGACTCTACGGATTCTCCGACGAACTGGTTGCCAATTACCAGTAGAGCTCTTCGTTAAAGACCCAACCGAGTACGAGCCGCATATCTGCGAAACCGTCCTTCCAGCCCTCAACGCAAAATGCATCGTCCTCTCCGAGATTATGACTCCAAACCCGAATGATGCAACAAACACCACAATCACAATCGAGCATTTCCAAATCAAATCCTTCGCCCtccttttctcctccttcgacAACATCATCTGGCTTGACGCAGATAACCTTTCCCTCCACGATCCCACAACACTCCTCTCATCAAAGCCCTTCGCATCAACCGGCCTCCTCACCTGGCCTGACTTCTGGGCTTCGACCATCTCCCCGCTGTACTTTAATATCTCCCGACAACCGGAATTCCCAACAAATACCCGCGCATCAACCGAGGCAGGCATGTTACTAGTCTCTAAAAGAACCCATTTCCCAACATTGCTGCTGGCAGCATACTACAACTACCACGGCCCCTCACATTACTACCAACTTCTCAACCAAGGAGCCCCCGGCGAAGGCGACAAAGACACCTTCCTCCAAGCCGCAAGCGCCCTCGGCGCAAAATTCCACACAGTCAGCGAACCAGTAGCCGACCTCGGCCGCCCGCATTATcccgacgatgaagatgcagACGATGATATAGTCGGTTCGGCGATGTTGCAGGCTGATCCGATTGAGGATTATGAACTTACCAGCCATGGGAAATGGAGGGTGAAAGATGGGTCTGTTTCTAAGCCTCCACGGGGGTTCTTTGTGCATGCGTATAATCCGGAGTTCAATCCTGGGGAGGACTTGTTGGGTCTGAAGACGCATGCTAAGAGTGGGAATGCGACGAGGGTTTATACGGGGCCGAAGGCTGCGTTGAGGAGGATTGGATATGATGCGGAGAGGGGGTTTTGGGAGGAGGCTAGGGAGGTAGCTTGTGATTTGGAGGGGGTGTTTGAGTCGTGGAGGGATAAGAAGGGGTTGTGTGACGATGTTAAGAGGCATTGGGAGGATGTTTTTGAGAATCCGGATGCAGAGGCGTTGGTgtttacagattga
- a CDS encoding uncharacterized protein (COG:G;~EggNog:ENOG410PKQP;~InterPro:IPR035396,IPR008928,IPR035398,IPR012341;~PFAM:PF17390,PF17389;~SECRETED:SignalP(1-21);~go_process: GO:0005975 - carbohydrate metabolic process [Evidence IEA]), which translates to MQSTWSSVWLWGNLLVSGIAAAQRETVVYPQKYQTTSHHTVNASSSTCITLSSSDATAILDYGTEVGGFPVFDVQSVSGPAQVEAKYSESRVALDAPFADGPWTFSNGLSNTFRVETFNVTELGHVQSFLIQGGLRWQRLQLLNPKSTIKICRAGIRSANGRTAIDALPGHFECSNPLYNEIWALGPRTLQQACIANHTAPSTWEVTSDGVYLRGQQPAASVKGASYANYTMTFQSKIVRGGTGWKVASGVTGYGPYFVLTSEYPSELTFLNTNRTLVPPNTLVVGYGYNLVNQTSLTTGAIKHFPLSFNVTEGEWYNISTSINQTGYSVSINDHPAVFVALKYLQTPSTSIGSPSSLTSGTWAFGPYQDQLAYVKDVKVLAQNGTILYQNPMANESVLKEYGVMMNSESVCLDGAKRDRLVWSGDFTHTYRVISASTHRQDFLTGTLAYSLDRQATSGIYEGFFSMSPTMGQSAEYALIYNTFGILDYQMLFLNAFAGYYLDFADDAFLQKYWPQAKKGVNAVLPLVDSASGLVVSQSVPGSFFLGPANGTAPSALLVYTLQRMGRLANIMGDTKTATNWTTTATRISNAINNQLWNNKTGTYGESLTSLNTSSITGTAWAILADVANTTQAQRSITALSSLRLGIGYKESSSTSNARNTQLSPNLSGFLLEALFQHSRSSTTPQNATTEAIGVLLNQLWPAMVTQDKYYTGTAWEYLDAVGRPGLDLYTSHAHPWGAAPTYVFMEYVLGIQSVTPGFKEWAFRPALLDVGVSWARGRVPTPYGAIQGNWTVDQKRRHLDLNVCAPKGTKGTVSLPLKAESYTANGEERSVEGVGLKEEVSGGECTKISVVLR; encoded by the exons ATGCAATCGACCTGGAGTTCGGTATGGCTATGGGGAAATCTGCTGGTATCAGGCATTGCAGCAGCGCAGCG TGAAACCGTCGTGTATCCCCAGAAATATCAAACAACATCGCATCATACAGTAAACGCCTCGAGCTCGACCTGCATCACTTTGTCGTCCTCTGATGCAACTGCTATTCTCGACTATGGGACAGAAGTTGGTGGCTTTCCAGTATTCGATGTACAGTCAGTCTCAGGCCCAGCTCAGGTAGAAGCCAAATATTCCGAATCCAGGGTTGCTCTGGACGCACCTTTCGCCGACGGTCCGTGGACGTTCTCAAATGGGCTATCCAACACATTCCGTGTCGAGACCTTCAACGTCACTGAGCTGGGACATGTCCAATCCTTCCTCATTCAAGGCGGCCTCCGCTGGCAGCGACTGCAACTGCTGAACCCGAAGAGTACTATCAAGATCTGCCGCGCGGGCATCCGTTCTGCGAATGGTCGAACAGCAATCGATGCTCTTCCAGGACACTTTGAATGCTCGAACCCGCTGTACAATGAGATTTGGGCCTTGGGTCCACGAACACTGCAGCAGGCCTGTATCGCAAACCACACGGCGCCGTCTACCTGGGAGGTAACTTCAGATGGCGTGTATCTCCGGGGACAGCAGCCAGCTGCATCCGTCAAGGGTGCATCCTATGCGAACTATACAATGACCTTCCAGTCGAAGATAGTCCGTGGCGGTACGGGCTGGAAGGTTGCTTCTGGCGTAACCGGATACGGCCCATACTTTGTGCTCACGAGCGAGTATCCTTCTGAGTTGACATTCTTGAATACCAATCGTACTCTTGTCCCCCCAAACACTTTGGTTGTTGGGTACGGATATAACCTGGTCAATCAGACGTCACTGACAACAGGTGCCATCAAGCATTTTCCACTGTCGTTCAATGTGACAGAGGGCGAGTGGTATAACATATCAACTAGCATCAACCAGACTGGCTATTCTGTGTCCATCAACGACCACCCGGCTGTCTTCGTTGCGCTAAAGTATCTCCAAACCCCGAGTACCAGCATCGGGAGCCCCAGTAGTCTCACTAGTGGCACATGGGCCTTTGGACCGTACCAAGACCAGTTAGCCTACGTCAAGGACGTCAAAGTTCTGGCGCAGAATGGGACAATACTATACCAGAATCCCATGGCCAACGAATCAGTGCTCAAAGAATATGGTGTCATGATGAACAGCGAATCCGTTTGTTTGGATGGCGCCAAACGAGATCGCCTGGTATGGTCCGGAGACTTCACTCACACATATCGTGTCATTTCGGCGAGCACCCACCGTCAGGATTTCCTTACAGGCACATTAGCCTACAGCCTGGACAGACAAGCTACGTCCGGTATATACGAAGGATTCTTTtccatgtcgccaacaatggGCCAATCTGCGGAGTACGCTTTGATATACAACACCTTCggaattctggattaccaAATGCTCTTCCTCAACGCCTTTGCCGGCTACTACCTCGACTTCGCCGACGATGCATTCCTGCAAAAATACTGGCCACAGGCAAAGAAGGGAGTCAATGCAGTCCTGCCGCTGGTCGACAGCGCCTCTGGACTTGTCGTTTCCCAGTCTGTTCCAGGatccttcttcctcggccCCGCGAATGGAACCGCGCCTTCAGCTCTGCTAGTCTACACCCTCCAGCGCATGGGAAGACTAGCCAACATCATGGGAGACACCAAGACGGCCACAAACTGgaccacaacagcaacccgCATCTCCAATGCCATCAATAACCAACTCTGGAACAACAAAACAGGAACCTACGGCGAGAGCTTAACCTCCCTCAACACATCCTCCATAACCGGCACAGCATGGGCAATTCTCGCAGACGTAGCAAACACCACCCAAGCCCAGCGCTCCATCACAGCCCTCTCCTCCCTACGCTTAGGCATCGGATACAAAGAATCATCCTCGACCTCAAATGCACGCAACACCCAGCTCTCTCCCAACCTCTCGGGCTTCCTCCTCGAAGCGCTCTTCCAACACAGCCGCTCCAGCACCACCCCACAGAACGCAACCACTGAGGCCATTGGCGTCCTCTTAAACCAACTCTGGCCTGCCATGGTAACACAGGATAAATACTACACAGGCACGGCATGGGAATACCTCGACGCCGTTGGTCGGCCAGGATTAGACCTCTACACATCTCACGCTCATCCCTGGGGCGCGGCACCTACGTACGTTTTCATGGAATATGTCCTTGGTATCCAGTCTGTGACGCCTGGGTTTAAGGAGTGGGCGTTCAGACCTGCGTTGCTTGATGTTGGAGTCTCTTGGGCTAGAGGGAGAGTCCCAACGCCGTATGGGGCGATTCAGGGGAATTGGACAGTTGATCAAAAGAGGAGGCATTTGGATTTGAATGTTTGTGCGCCAAAGGGGACTAAGGGGACGGTTAGTTTGCCGTTGAAGGCGGAGTCGTATACGGCTAatggggaggagaggagtgTTGAGGGTGTAGGGTTAAAGGAGGAGGTTAGTGGGGGAGAGTGTACGAAGATTTCTGTGGTTTTGAGGTGA
- a CDS encoding putative DUF221 domain protein (COG:S;~EggNog:ENOG410PV80;~InterPro:IPR003864,IPR027815,IPR032880,IPR022257;~PFAM:PF12621,PF14703,PF02714,PF13967;~TransMembrane:11 (o51-74i130-153o181-200i426-452o472-500i520-545o565-594i606-625o631-653i678-699o705-723i);~go_component: GO:0016020 - membrane [Evidence IEA]): protein MTDSGLLYLLRKRQDFLDPNNDPNVGSSRGNASSSSSEVADNLGIGGSTSLSAFLTTLVPALVIAIFWFGLFIICRRTQQRWYAPRTHLHCWHKHERSPELPSGFLNWFGKFLEITDTHVLHRSSMDGYLFLRLLRVLCALCFTGCLITWPILLPIHATGGAGNTQLDMLSFSNVTDPTRYFAHAVVGCVFFTYIFYVVTRESLFFANLRQAYLNSPAYVHRISSRTVLFMSVPEDYQNEKKLRQVFGDSIRRIWITSKCQELEKKVRKRDKLAYKLESAETKYIRLANSTGLKILKHGDIGSEACLECGKHTPSWSSTVRRPTHRVGLLGIFGQKVDSIRWLRAELAKINKEVRALQHKHKTGDAKHLSATFVEFQTQNDAQIALQTLSHHQPQHMTPRFIGISPKEVVWSALNLSWWQRVVRKFLIKGGIAALVIFWSIPAAIVGTISNVTYLTKILPFLSFINELPDVITGIIAGLLPSAALVLLMSLVPIICRFCARSAGVPSLAGVELFTQSAHFCFQVVQVFLVTTLTSAASAATSQIIQDPMSAKDLLAENLPKATNFYISYFLLQGLTMSSMAVVQVAGALIFKFIATFFDRSPRNLYQRWAAVSSISWGNVFPVFTNMGVIALTYSCIAPLILGFAFVGLYLVYQAYRYNFLFVYDIDIDTKGLVYPRALQHLITGVYLAEICMIGLFAIRGAVGPLVIMIIYTILTVLAHISLNDALTPVMSFLPRSLDTEEEHLQSKEETEAFLDQKQTTRLEAIWKWFHPNLYRDYATLRRKVRRDLVEIRYSEEERQNAYYEPCITAKCPMLWLPRDKWGFSHQEVLDTDAGIPITDERAHLDEKNKIIWDKYDPHLPLWELKVLY from the exons ATGACTGACTCGGGGCTTTTGTATCTCCTACGCAAGCGACAGGATTTTTTG GACCCAAACAATGACCCCAATGTTGGTTCATCTCGAGGAAATGCATCGTCGTCAAGCTCGGAAGTCGCAGATAACCTGGGCATTGGAGGTTCAACGTCCCTCTCTGCATTCTTAACAACACTGGTCCCTGCTCTTGTTATCGCAATTTTCTGGTTCGGTTTATTCATTATCTGTCGACGGACCCAACAGCGCTGGTACGCTCCGAGAACACATTTGCACTGCTGGCACAAACA TGAGCGGAGTCCGGAGCTGCCGTCTGGTTTTTTGAACTGGTTTGGAAAGTTCCTCGAAATTACCGACACTCATGTTCTTCACCGTTCGTCGATGGACGGATATCTTTTCCTTCGCCTTCTCCGAGTGTTATGTGCCCTTTGTTTCACAGGCTGTTTGATAACATGGCCCATTCTGCTTCCGATCCATGCAACAGGCGGCGCGGGAAACACGCAACTGGATATGCTGAGCTTCAGCAATGTAACGGACCCGACACGGTATTTTGCTCATGCTGTCGTCGGATGCGTGTTTTTCA CGTATATCTTCTACGTCGTCACACGGGAGAGCTTGTTCTTCGCCAATCTCAGACAAGCATATCTAAACTCGCCAGCTTATGTCCATCGCATTTCATCACGAACAGTGCTATTCATGTCTGTACCGGAGGATTATCAAAACGAAAAGAAACTGCGCCAGGTTTTTGGTGATTCGATACGACGAATCTGGATCACATCCAAATGTCAGGAACTCGAGAAGAAAGTCAGGAAACGTGATAAGCTAGCATATAAGCTGGAAAGCGCCGAAACGAAGTACATCCGCTTAGCAAATTCGACTGGGCTGAAAATCCTCAAACATGGAGACATTGGGTCCGAGGCTTGTTTGGAATGCGGGAAGCATACACCGTCGTGGTCGTCTACCGTTCGGCGCCCTACTCACCGAGTAGGGCTGCTTGGGATATTCGGACAAAAAGTCGATTCTATCCGTTGGCTGCGGGCCGAACTGGCCAAAATCAATAAGGAGGTTAGAGCTCTACAACACAAACACAAGACCGGGGATGCGAAACACCTTTCCGCCACCTTTGTGGAATTCCAGACTCAGAATGATGCACAAATCGCCTTGCAGACACTATCGCATCATCAGCCGCAGCATATGACTCCACGATTCATTGGGATTTCCCCGAAAGAGGTGGTCTGGTCGGCACTGAATCTCAGCTGGTGGCAGCGAGTCGTACGCAAATTCCTCATTAAGGGAGGTATTGCTGCGCTGGTCATTTTCTGGTCAATTCCGGCAGCTATTGTCGGTACCATCTCTAACGTCACCTATCTCACGAAAATCCTCCCATTTTTGAGTTTTATTAACGAGCTACCCGATGTTATCACGGGCATTATTGCCGGATTGCTTCCTTCAGCCGCACTGGTCCTTCTGATGTCGTTGGTCCCCATCATTTGTCGAT TTTGCGCCAGAAGCGCTGGGGTGCCATCATTAGCGGGCGTCGAGCTCTTCACACAAAGTGCTCATTTTTGCTTCCAGGTTGTCCAAGTGTTTTTAGTGACGACTCTCACATCTGCAGCATCTGCCGCTACTTCTCAAATCATCCAAGATCCTATGTCGGCCAAGGACCTTTTGGCGGAGAACCTTCCCAAAGCAACCAATTTCTACATTTCATATTTCCTTCTCCAGGGACTGACCATGAGTTCCATGGCCGTTGTGCAAGTTGCGGGGGCATTGATCTTCAAATTCATTGCCACCTTTTTTGACCGTTCGCCGAGAAACCTATACCAGCGATGGGCTGCTGTTAGTAGCATTAGTTGGGGGAATGTCTTTCCTGTTTTTACAAACATGGGCGTTATCG CCCTAACATACTCCTGCATCGCTCCACTAATCCTCGGATTTGCCTTTGTCGGCCTCTACCTTGTTTATCAAGCCTACCGCTACAACTTCCTCTTTGTCTAcgacatcgacatcgacaCCAAAGGCCTCGTCTACCCCCGCGCCCTCCAACACCTCATAACAGGCGTCTACCTCGCCGAAATCTGCATGATCGGCCTTTTCGCAATCCGCGGCGCCGTCGGCCCCCTAGTCATCATGATAATCTACACCATTCTCACCGTCCTCGCACACATCTCCCTCAACGATGCTCTCACCCCAGTAATGTCCTTCCTCCCCCGCTCCCTCGACACAGAAGAGGAACACCTCCAGTCCAAGGAAGAAACCGAAGCATTCCTGGACCAAAAGCAAACCACCCGCCTCGAAGCGATCTGGAAATGGTTCCACCCCAACTTGTACCGCGACTACGCGACGCTCCGCCGAAAAGTCCGCCGTGACCTTGTTGAGATTAGATACTCCGAGGAAGAGCGTCAGAATGCATACTACGAGCCATGCATCACGGCCAAGTGTCCTATGTTATGGCTTCCTAGGGACAAATGGGGATTTAGTCATCAGGAAGTGCTGGATACGGATGCGGGAATTCCGATTACGGATGAGAGAGCGCATCTGGATGAGAAAAATAAGATAATTTGGGATAAGTATGATCCGCATCTACCACTGTGGGAGTTGAAGGTTTTGTATTGA